The Salegentibacter mishustinae genome includes a window with the following:
- a CDS encoding UDP-glucuronic acid decarboxylase family protein, producing the protein MAKRILITGAAGFLGSHLCDRFIKEGYDIIGMDNLITGDLKNIEHLFKLDNFEFFHHDITKFIHVPGKLDYILHFASPASPIDYLKIPIQTLKVGSVGTLHCLGLAKEKNARILIASTSEVYGDPQVHPQNEEYYGNVNTIGPRGVYDEAKRFQESITMAYHRFHGLETRIARIFNTYGPRMRLNDGRVIPAFIGQALRGEDLTIFGDGLQTRSFCYVDDQIEGIYRLLLSDYSDPVNIGNPDEITIKDFAEEILKLTGTDQVIVYKELPADDPLKRQPDISRAKEVLGWKPKVSRSEGMKITYNYFKSLSAEELEKSEHKDFSGHIRR; encoded by the coding sequence ATGGCAAAAAGAATACTCATTACCGGTGCTGCCGGGTTTTTAGGCTCGCATTTATGCGATAGGTTTATTAAAGAAGGTTATGATATTATTGGGATGGACAACCTTATAACCGGCGATCTTAAGAATATTGAGCATCTTTTTAAGCTGGATAATTTTGAATTTTTTCATCACGATATTACTAAGTTTATTCACGTTCCCGGGAAACTGGATTACATTTTACATTTTGCTTCTCCCGCCAGTCCTATAGATTATTTAAAAATTCCAATCCAAACTTTAAAAGTTGGATCAGTTGGGACTTTGCATTGTCTTGGTTTGGCGAAAGAGAAAAACGCCAGAATTCTTATTGCTTCCACTTCTGAAGTTTATGGAGACCCACAAGTTCATCCTCAAAATGAAGAATATTACGGAAATGTAAACACCATAGGTCCGCGTGGAGTTTACGATGAAGCTAAGCGTTTTCAGGAATCTATTACTATGGCATACCACCGCTTTCACGGTTTGGAAACCAGGATTGCGAGGATTTTTAATACTTATGGTCCCAGGATGCGTTTAAACGATGGCCGTGTAATTCCTGCGTTTATAGGTCAGGCACTTCGTGGGGAAGATCTCACTATTTTTGGTGATGGTTTACAAACGCGCTCTTTTTGTTATGTAGACGATCAAATTGAAGGAATTTATAGGTTGTTGCTAAGCGATTATTCCGATCCTGTGAATATTGGAAATCCAGATGAAATTACCATTAAAGATTTTGCTGAAGAAATTCTGAAACTTACCGGTACCGATCAGGTAATCGTGTACAAAGAACTTCCTGCAGACGATCCGCTTAAAAGACAACCCGATATTAGTAGAGCAAAAGAGGTTTTAGGCTGGAAACCAAAAGTTTCTCGAAGTGAAGGAATGAAAATCACTTACAATTATTTTAAAAGCCTGAGTGCGGAAGAACTGGAAAAAAGTGAGCACAAAGATTTTTCAGGGCATATAAGACGTTAA
- a CDS encoding DUF6909 family protein has protein sequence MINLKLLGRTRAQESTHAIERMYITMRHLFNRGFYKPMGVSGETLRESLLILRPEIYGSIADDKAELSGLLYVIDRLPKGIEECRFINLTSDEGYGNSHFKPIVPPKRRRNCYRIDDEQMNIEITRGRSEIYDILTHLTFLFVESHKIMRRVIIDEEGSVTRDWQKLEKAVLQEEPLDQAQREIALTHTANILGRTFYEVQDIYPKFSLPGNPERFLNIIYWLGKLAIAETVNNDKRIITFSPVLRERLGHHIHGEIWADNIKQHLIKENLMHRPLHIISANMHSVMNTLYTPSALKTELKKKKPLEIYELLSNSTNGELRSKVMKSALDNGMTFLEDKSGTNIDVQIFDTAKLNGKYGSWDIKTEEEAPVIIVMDYAFGEQAYETMDELLKPYNFEGNEIKMNVESISIMGKAGILEGGKGDIMIPSAHLFEGTADNYPFKNELSRADLEESDIAVVDGAMITVLGTSLQNRDILKFFHDSTWNVSGLEMEGAHYQKAIQAASKLRGSINSDVKVRYAYYASDNPLETGSTLASGGLGTTGVKPTYLITEKILEQIFKS, from the coding sequence ATGATAAATCTAAAATTACTAGGCCGCACCCGCGCCCAGGAAAGTACCCACGCCATAGAACGTATGTATATTACCATGCGTCACCTTTTTAATCGTGGTTTTTATAAACCTATGGGAGTTTCCGGGGAAACGCTAAGGGAATCTTTACTTATTCTTCGTCCCGAAATTTATGGTTCTATTGCTGATGATAAAGCCGAATTAAGCGGATTGCTTTACGTGATAGACCGTTTGCCAAAAGGAATTGAAGAATGCAGGTTTATAAACCTTACCAGTGATGAAGGTTATGGTAATTCGCATTTTAAGCCCATTGTTCCGCCTAAACGTCGGCGTAACTGCTATAGGATAGACGATGAGCAAATGAATATTGAAATAACCCGTGGCCGTTCTGAGATCTATGATATTCTTACACACCTTACTTTTCTGTTCGTAGAATCTCATAAAATAATGCGTCGCGTAATTATAGATGAAGAAGGTAGCGTTACCAGAGACTGGCAAAAACTGGAAAAAGCTGTTTTACAGGAAGAACCTTTAGACCAGGCACAACGCGAAATCGCTTTAACTCACACTGCAAATATTTTAGGCCGAACTTTCTATGAGGTTCAGGATATCTATCCAAAGTTCTCCTTACCGGGAAACCCTGAACGGTTTTTAAATATAATTTACTGGTTAGGGAAGCTGGCAATTGCAGAGACGGTAAATAACGATAAAAGAATTATAACTTTTAGTCCAGTATTACGTGAGCGTTTGGGGCACCATATTCATGGCGAGATTTGGGCCGATAATATTAAGCAACATCTTATAAAAGAGAATTTAATGCACCGGCCGTTGCACATTATTAGTGCGAATATGCATAGTGTAATGAACACGCTTTATACGCCTTCAGCCTTAAAAACCGAACTCAAAAAGAAAAAGCCACTGGAAATTTACGAATTGCTAAGTAATAGTACCAATGGCGAGTTGAGAAGCAAAGTAATGAAATCTGCTTTAGATAATGGGATGACCTTTTTAGAAGATAAAAGTGGAACCAATATTGACGTGCAAATTTTTGATACCGCCAAATTAAACGGAAAATACGGCTCATGGGATATTAAAACCGAAGAAGAGGCACCTGTTATTATCGTGATGGATTATGCTTTTGGAGAGCAGGCTTATGAAACTATGGATGAGCTGCTGAAACCTTACAATTTTGAAGGCAACGAGATTAAAATGAATGTAGAATCTATCTCTATTATGGGGAAAGCCGGGATTCTTGAAGGTGGAAAAGGCGATATTATGATCCCTTCTGCCCATTTATTTGAAGGAACTGCAGATAACTATCCTTTTAAAAATGAACTTAGTCGTGCCGATCTTGAAGAGAGCGATATTGCTGTAGTAGATGGTGCGATGATCACCGTTTTAGGAACTTCACTTCAAAATCGCGATATTCTTAAATTCTTTCACGATTCTACCTGGAATGTGAGTGGACTGGAGATGGAAGGTGCACATTACCAAAAAGCTATTCAGGCGGCTTCAAAATTAAGAGGCAGTATTAATAGTGACGTGAAGGTGAGATATGCTTATTACGCTTCAGATAATCCATTAGAAACCGGTAGTACATTAGCTTCTGGAGGATTGGGAACCACGGGTGTAAAACCTACTTATTTAATTACAGAAAAGATCCTGGAACAAATCTTTAAATCTTAA
- the rfbC gene encoding dTDP-4-dehydrorhamnose 3,5-epimerase has product MKVEETPLKDCFIIKPDIFRDKRGLFLESYHKKKFIELTGIEKEFVQDNQSISNKGVLRGLHYQTGEFGQTKLVRAIYGRVLDVVVDLRPESPTFKKSFKVILDHENLYQLYIPKGFGHGFVTLSETSVFAYKCDEYYYPGSEAGIIYNDPDLSIDWEFPEEEMIISDKDLKQPRLKEIFK; this is encoded by the coding sequence ATGAAAGTTGAAGAAACACCTTTAAAAGACTGTTTCATCATAAAACCCGATATTTTTCGAGATAAACGCGGTCTATTTTTGGAGAGTTATCACAAAAAGAAGTTTATAGAATTAACTGGCATAGAAAAAGAGTTTGTTCAGGATAATCAATCTATTTCCAATAAAGGGGTTTTGCGTGGCTTGCATTACCAAACCGGGGAATTTGGCCAAACCAAACTGGTACGTGCTATTTATGGAAGAGTATTAGATGTGGTGGTAGATTTGAGGCCGGAATCGCCAACGTTTAAAAAGAGTTTTAAAGTTATTCTTGATCACGAGAATTTATATCAACTGTATATTCCCAAAGGCTTTGGCCATGGTTTCGTAACACTTTCTGAAACATCGGTTTTTGCTTATAAATGCGATGAATATTATTATCCCGGTTCTGAAGCAGGCATTATTTATAACGATCCTGACCTGTCGATAGATTGGGAATTCCCGGAGGAAGAAATGATTATTTCAGATAAAGATTTAAAACAACCACGTTTAAAAGAGATTTTTAAATGA
- a CDS encoding glycosyltransferase family 2 protein produces MDNPLVSVIMPAFNAEDFIETAVESVIAQTYSNWELFIIDDASTDTTFSKAEKLAKQDFRINILQNQNNFGTGISRNKGIKAAQGDFIAFLDADDQWKPKKLQIQLQIMQEQDASVCFSSYLQIDENGNSRNEIIEALTTLTYQKLLKSNYLGNLTGIYSVKKLGKIYAPEIRKRQDWALWLEAVKKGGPALGIQQCLAKYRVRKGSISRNKLEMLKFNFNIYYKILGFNFIKSTGYMLVFLKEHFLVKKKQVKKIK; encoded by the coding sequence ATGGATAATCCTTTGGTTTCAGTAATTATGCCCGCTTTTAATGCGGAAGATTTTATTGAAACCGCCGTGGAATCAGTGATTGCTCAAACATATTCCAATTGGGAATTGTTTATTATTGATGATGCTTCTACAGATACTACTTTTTCTAAAGCTGAAAAACTAGCAAAGCAAGATTTTCGAATTAATATACTTCAAAATCAAAACAATTTCGGCACAGGAATAAGTCGAAATAAAGGAATTAAAGCTGCGCAGGGCGATTTTATAGCTTTTTTGGATGCAGATGACCAATGGAAACCTAAAAAGCTACAAATCCAGCTTCAAATAATGCAGGAGCAGGATGCTTCGGTTTGCTTTTCCAGTTATCTACAAATAGACGAAAATGGAAATTCCAGAAATGAAATCATTGAAGCTCTAACAACTTTAACTTATCAAAAACTGCTCAAATCAAATTACCTGGGCAACCTTACCGGAATTTACAGCGTTAAAAAACTAGGTAAGATCTATGCTCCCGAAATTAGGAAAAGACAGGATTGGGCGCTATGGCTGGAAGCTGTAAAAAAGGGTGGACCGGCGTTAGGGATTCAACAATGTTTAGCGAAATATCGGGTAAGAAAGGGATCTATCTCCAGGAATAAGCTTGAAATGTTGAAATTCAACTTCAACATTTACTATAAAATTTTAGGATTCAACTTCATCAAAAGTACCGGTTATATGCTTGTATTTTTAAAGGAACATTTTTTAGTAAAAAAGAAGCAAGTAAAGAAGATTAAATGA
- a CDS encoding M23 family metallopeptidase: MAKNKKDRKKITRKLLHKYRMVVLNEDTFEEKLSFKLTRLNVFVTITLSAIILIAATTYIIAFTPLKEYIPGYSSAQLKQQASQLAYQSDSLQQVLKLNNQYLSSIKNVLTGKADTSSLHRDSLLENPIMEQEIEAIEPSRADSLLREEVAQEDKYNVLPSATDNIDFSLFPPVKGSISEGYDAKDKHYAVDIVVAKNTPVKSVADGRVIFSEWTTETGYVIIIKHEYGLLSVYKHNASLSKEQGENVRRGEVIATAGSTGEYTTGPHLHFELWNEAVPVDPTDYIDFD, translated from the coding sequence ATGGCTAAAAATAAAAAGGACAGGAAAAAAATAACCAGGAAGTTACTTCATAAATACCGTATGGTGGTTTTAAATGAAGATACTTTTGAGGAAAAACTCTCTTTTAAATTAACGCGGCTCAATGTTTTTGTCACTATTACTTTAAGTGCTATAATTCTTATTGCAGCCACTACATATATTATCGCTTTTACTCCGCTTAAAGAATATATTCCCGGTTATTCTTCTGCGCAATTAAAACAACAGGCTTCTCAATTAGCTTACCAGTCAGATTCCCTACAGCAGGTTTTAAAACTTAATAATCAATATTTAAGTTCTATAAAAAATGTACTTACAGGTAAAGCCGATACTTCCAGTTTGCATAGAGATTCCCTTTTAGAAAATCCTATTATGGAGCAGGAAATTGAAGCCATTGAACCCTCTCGCGCCGATTCTCTTTTGCGGGAAGAAGTTGCCCAGGAAGATAAATACAACGTGTTGCCCTCTGCTACAGATAATATAGATTTTTCTTTATTTCCACCGGTTAAAGGTTCAATTTCTGAAGGCTATGATGCTAAAGACAAACACTATGCTGTAGATATTGTGGTTGCTAAGAACACTCCGGTTAAATCTGTAGCCGATGGTCGTGTTATTTTTTCAGAATGGACTACAGAAACCGGTTACGTAATTATTATTAAGCATGAATATGGGTTGTTATCTGTTTACAAGCACAACGCTTCCCTATCTAAAGAACAGGGCGAAAATGTGAGAAGGGGAGAAGTTATTGCAACTGCCGGTTCTACCGGAGAATATACTACCGGCCCTCATTTACATTTTGAGCTTTGGAATGAAGCCGTGCCCGTAGACCCTACAGATTATATTGATTTTGATTAA
- the rfbD gene encoding dTDP-4-dehydrorhamnose reductase yields MKNVLVTGASGQLGACFKKISKNYTECNFVFKSSSEADITDKPKLEKLFSEIKFDWVINCAAYTNVEKAESEEEKAFKINATGAKNLAEVCNENRATLVHFSTDYVFDGKAEKPYIETDKTNPINIYGASKLKGEHLIAEVLKEHLIFRTSWLYSEFGHNFYKTILRKIEENAELNITTSQTGTPTNANDLAEFVLEIIASENKDFGLYHFSNLGEATWYDFAKTILECTGNSEDIVLNKSNNFKTIAARPEYSVLDKSKIEQQFSKPILNWKVSLEKLINA; encoded by the coding sequence ATGAAAAATGTTCTCGTTACCGGTGCTTCTGGCCAATTGGGAGCTTGTTTTAAAAAGATTTCGAAAAATTATACTGAATGCAATTTTGTTTTTAAATCTTCTTCGGAAGCAGATATTACAGATAAACCGAAACTTGAAAAACTATTTTCTGAAATAAAATTTGATTGGGTAATTAATTGCGCAGCTTATACCAATGTTGAAAAAGCCGAATCTGAAGAAGAAAAAGCCTTTAAAATTAACGCAACAGGAGCGAAAAACCTGGCTGAGGTTTGTAATGAAAATCGGGCAACTTTAGTTCATTTTTCTACCGATTATGTATTTGATGGCAAAGCTGAAAAACCTTATATAGAAACCGATAAGACAAATCCTATTAACATTTATGGCGCTTCAAAATTAAAGGGAGAACATTTAATCGCTGAGGTTTTAAAAGAACATTTAATTTTTAGGACTTCCTGGCTGTATTCAGAATTCGGGCATAATTTTTATAAGACGATACTTAGAAAAATAGAAGAGAATGCGGAGCTCAATATTACCACTTCTCAAACCGGTACGCCAACAAATGCTAATGACCTCGCTGAATTTGTTTTAGAAATAATCGCTTCAGAAAATAAAGATTTTGGTTTATATCATTTCAGCAATCTAGGCGAAGCTACCTGGTACGATTTTGCAAAGACGATTTTAGAATGTACGGGAAATTCAGAAGACATAGTTTTAAATAAGAGCAATAATTTTAAGACCATTGCCGCAAGACCTGAATATAGCGTCCTGGATAAAAGCAAAATTGAACAGCAATTTTCAAAACCGATTCTTAACTGGAAAGTGAGTCTCGAAAAATTGATAAATGCTTAA
- a CDS encoding phenylacetate--CoA ligase family protein, which yields MDWFKLSLQLNKFPINRAQKALEEIQEIPEKQYETYLLEKRKEIVEYHLKNNRFYKDFFGKSNFTTWSEVPVMTKPDLQQKLENRLSKGFTKSTAYIGKTSGSSGTPFIFAKDKFAHALSWAGFHERYQWFGIDLNKSLQARFYGIPLDLYGNIQERIKDRISLRRRFPIFDLSEEKMEKFLKRFQRSDFSYINGYTSAVLLFAKFLASKNLILKEVCPNLKLCIVTSERLFKKDKELMQTVFGVPVVNEYGASEVGLIAFENPKNEWIINSEDLFLEILDKNNQAVPYGTEGRIVITSLYNKAHPMIRYDIGDSGILSSKSTAKTPILEKLIGRTNDIAKLPEGKVVPGLTFYYVTKSIIEDTGSIKEFIVNQNAPDSFKIEYVSKENFSKNQEQKILQAIETYVGKNLKVTFERKDTLKRSKSGKLKQFTSDL from the coding sequence TTGGACTGGTTTAAACTTTCGCTGCAGCTTAATAAATTCCCTATAAACCGGGCGCAAAAGGCATTGGAGGAAATTCAGGAAATCCCGGAAAAACAATACGAAACTTACCTTCTGGAAAAACGAAAGGAAATTGTTGAATATCATCTAAAGAACAATCGGTTTTATAAGGATTTCTTCGGAAAATCTAATTTCACCACCTGGAGCGAAGTGCCTGTAATGACTAAACCCGATTTACAGCAGAAACTGGAAAACCGACTTAGTAAAGGCTTTACAAAATCTACCGCTTATATTGGGAAAACCTCCGGTAGTAGTGGCACACCGTTTATTTTCGCTAAAGATAAATTTGCACACGCCTTAAGTTGGGCTGGATTCCATGAGAGATACCAATGGTTCGGCATTGACCTCAACAAATCCTTACAGGCCAGGTTTTATGGTATCCCCTTAGATTTATATGGAAATATCCAGGAAAGAATTAAAGACCGAATTAGTTTACGCCGCAGGTTTCCCATTTTTGATCTTAGTGAAGAAAAGATGGAAAAATTTCTGAAGCGTTTTCAAAGATCAGACTTCAGCTATATTAATGGTTACACCAGTGCTGTATTGCTTTTTGCAAAATTTCTGGCCAGTAAAAATCTTATTCTGAAAGAAGTTTGCCCCAATCTAAAACTTTGTATAGTTACTTCAGAACGCTTATTTAAAAAGGACAAAGAACTAATGCAAACCGTGTTTGGTGTGCCTGTAGTCAACGAATATGGTGCCAGTGAAGTGGGACTTATTGCTTTTGAAAACCCTAAAAATGAATGGATAATTAATTCTGAAGATCTCTTTTTAGAGATTCTGGATAAAAATAATCAAGCCGTTCCTTATGGAACCGAAGGACGTATCGTGATTACTTCACTTTACAATAAAGCCCATCCTATGATTCGCTACGATATTGGCGATAGCGGCATACTTTCTAGTAAAAGCACTGCAAAAACACCAATTTTAGAAAAATTGATTGGTCGCACCAATGATATCGCTAAACTCCCTGAAGGAAAAGTTGTACCCGGACTTACGTTCTATTATGTTACCAAAAGCATAATAGAAGACACAGGCAGCATTAAAGAATTTATTGTTAATCAAAATGCACCCGATTCTTTTAAAATTGAATATGTAAGCAAGGAGAATTTTTCTAAAAATCAGGAACAAAAAATTTTACAGGCCATTGAGACCTATGTGGGGAAAAACCTGAAAGTAACTTTTGAAAGAAAAGATACCCTTAAAAGAAGTAAAAGCGGAAAGTTGAAACAATTCACTTCAGATTTGTAA
- the tatA gene encoding twin-arginine translocase TatA/TatE family subunit yields MNAFILPLAIGAPQIILIVVVILLLFGGRKIPELMRGLGSGIKEFKDASKDEDGEKKVPSDDKNFSNEKK; encoded by the coding sequence ATGAACGCATTTATTTTACCATTAGCCATTGGTGCCCCACAAATAATATTAATTGTTGTGGTAATTTTGCTTCTATTTGGAGGCCGAAAAATTCCTGAATTGATGAGAGGATTAGGTAGTGGAATTAAAGAATTTAAAGACGCTTCTAAAGACGAAGACGGCGAAAAGAAAGTTCCATCTGATGATAAGAATTTTTCTAACGAGAAAAAATAG
- a CDS encoding GH3 auxin-responsive promoter family protein: MSLKSFGAKIFAKNIRKKIDKWASKPEATQKKVFQELIDKAKDTKFGKDHDFKNIKSYADFSKKVPVRDYEELRFYVDKMVAGEEDVLWPGKPLYYAKTSGTTSGAKYIPLTKDSMPSHINAARNAILCYIAETGNAKFVDGKMIFLQGSPEMEEKNGVKLGRLSGIVAHYVPSYLQKNRMPSWETNCIDDWETKVDAIVEETRNENMSVISGIPSWVQMYFEKLQQKTGKKVGELFPNFDLFIYGGVNYEPYRSKFENLIGRKVDSIELYPASEGFFAFQDKQTEKGMLLQLDSGMFYEFIKADEFFDENPKRLTVGEVEMGVNYVMLVSSNAGLWAYNIGDTVQFTSTNPYRVMVSGRIKHFISAFGEHVIAKEVEEAMQEATAATKARISEFTVAPQITPKNEELPYHEWFIEFEKEPEDLAKFSKTLDESLQKQNSYYFDLIEGKILQPLKISRVPENGFQQYMKSIGKLGGQNKLPRLANDRKIAEVLEKIIKA, encoded by the coding sequence ATGTCTTTAAAGTCGTTTGGAGCAAAGATTTTTGCTAAAAATATCCGCAAAAAAATAGATAAATGGGCTTCAAAACCTGAAGCCACACAAAAGAAGGTATTTCAGGAACTAATTGACAAAGCCAAAGACACAAAATTCGGAAAGGATCACGATTTTAAAAATATTAAATCTTATGCCGATTTCTCTAAAAAAGTACCGGTTCGGGATTATGAAGAATTACGTTTTTATGTAGATAAAATGGTAGCCGGAGAAGAAGATGTATTATGGCCGGGAAAACCTTTATATTACGCTAAAACCTCGGGTACAACCAGTGGCGCCAAGTATATTCCGCTTACCAAAGATTCTATGCCTTCGCATATAAATGCGGCGAGGAATGCGATTTTATGTTATATCGCTGAAACCGGAAATGCTAAATTTGTAGACGGAAAAATGATTTTCCTCCAGGGAAGTCCCGAGATGGAAGAGAAAAACGGTGTAAAACTAGGTCGTTTATCTGGGATCGTGGCGCATTACGTGCCTTCCTATCTTCAGAAAAATAGGATGCCAAGTTGGGAAACCAATTGTATTGACGATTGGGAGACTAAAGTTGATGCCATCGTAGAAGAAACCCGAAACGAAAATATGAGCGTTATTAGCGGTATTCCTTCCTGGGTTCAAATGTATTTTGAAAAACTTCAGCAAAAAACCGGAAAGAAAGTAGGGGAGCTATTCCCGAATTTTGACTTGTTTATTTACGGTGGTGTAAATTACGAACCTTACCGCTCTAAATTTGAAAACCTTATTGGCAGAAAAGTAGATAGTATAGAATTATATCCTGCATCAGAAGGATTTTTCGCTTTTCAGGATAAACAAACCGAAAAAGGAATGTTACTGCAACTTGATTCAGGAATGTTCTACGAGTTTATAAAAGCAGATGAATTTTTCGACGAAAATCCTAAAAGACTTACAGTTGGCGAAGTAGAAATGGGTGTGAATTACGTAATGCTGGTCTCTTCAAATGCGGGCCTTTGGGCTTACAATATTGGAGATACGGTACAATTTACAAGTACAAATCCTTACCGAGTAATGGTTTCAGGAAGGATTAAGCATTTTATTTCGGCTTTTGGGGAACACGTGATCGCTAAAGAAGTAGAAGAAGCAATGCAGGAAGCTACTGCAGCAACCAAGGCGAGAATTAGCGAGTTTACGGTAGCGCCTCAAATTACCCCTAAAAATGAAGAATTACCCTATCATGAGTGGTTTATAGAATTTGAAAAAGAGCCTGAAGATCTGGCGAAATTCAGTAAAACTCTGGATGAAAGTCTTCAAAAGCAAAATTCTTACTATTTTGATCTTATTGAAGGGAAGATACTTCAGCCATTAAAAATATCAAGAGTTCCGGAAAACGGTTTTCAGCAGTATATGAAATCTATTGGCAAATTGGGCGGGCAAAATAAACTGCCACGCCTGGCCAACGATCGTAAAATTGCTGAAGTTCTGGAGAAAATAATAAAAGCATAA